One segment of Drosophila mauritiana strain mau12 chromosome 3R, ASM438214v1, whole genome shotgun sequence DNA contains the following:
- the LOC117145931 gene encoding cadherin-87A: protein MKLPLGLLMICLGLTLANGETNLPPVFTQTLNNIILYENVTVGTVVFRLEAYDPEGSPVTYGAIGADHFSVDPVSGNITLIKPLDREEKDTLKFLVSIRDRVDPEGESERDNVVEVPITFIILDLNDNPPEFQNTPYEADVNEDAAVGTTIFDKITVKDRDIVGESLDLKCLPQQQSPEACKKFRLHIIKRDATILEAAVVLNDTLNYNQRMVYHFQIEATDGPHKTQTTFEARVKDVQDKPPVFQGSLSTVIDEDSPINTLVLTVHARDGDTGEPRKIVYDLRTNPNDYFLLDAQTGELRTAKPLDREALEDSTGIISLVIRARELVNGVPSDDPLTSATAKATVTIRDVNDSPPVFNHKEYSVSLLENTLPGTPLALDMSVSDADVGINSKFALRLDDVSGVFDVEPKLVTGYSQVNIRVANGTLDYENPNQRKFIVLVVAEETDTNPRLSSTATITVSVLDANDNKPVFEQESYSASVSEAALPGQYIATITARDVDSGSYGDSGIRYSLSGTGAELFHVNEQTGVIRLANCHGNGESNRRERRDLNGDEHVEDEDGEGHLEMLSMEAATREIGTEPTVQYTLITQAPEEQASLVPLSAPVPHAAPSGVPAATANDDKAPQTCLDYESETTYFLSYKATDDNGRGSASVVSLRISVTDANDSPPVCESPLYRASVDEGAVVFDSPLIVKARDADTMSRISYRIRGSEQVESIFDIDRETGQIIIRPNATLDVTNLNSDQLIFAVEANDGLFTAHCGVNITVRDVNNHVPNFEQQSYSAVVEENSEIGTSVERVHATDLDTGKNAELRYRIQQGSFDDFGIVETTGEVFVSRKLDFDRRNTYQLQIQASDQGTPSLTGTATLTINVQNSNDKDPYFVPATQHAEVRADAPPGQLVYTLIALDPDVANHNALEFAGTDDITAIDKEGKELPHYDQFKEYFKISRNGKVSVNKQLDRNLFAVMRINVLVTDSTAPNVQQGRGLLIIQIIDVNKNPPRFNAPWSVEQPQIKLQMVEEQPVGTVLTTLQATDEDSSIGEFNISDNDYFAINQTSGMIYTIARLDYEAVKEVKFQVTVSDTGVPALTATADVVVDIINLNDNDPKFSQSDYYFNVTENSPRGTVAGKVEAHDGDVGVFGEITYTLIGENNKYFSIDAYTGNVMVANSSILDREQIKELTLSVVAQDKAPAAVQKSATATIHINILDVNDNAPVFTRDVYNSTVAENAAYQPPAALLQVQAIDQDEGLYGDVRYIITAGNEMGLFKLDAQSGIVYPAQSLSGKHGAYELTISARDTQGSGTMESTTKAIITVLRVNRHKPEFVIPALSNATIEIPGDIVQPDYLLLTVRAMDNDTEENGKISYHLQVNNRNEQQTGEFKIDEVTGELRAKTQLNRKNRANYDIILVARDAGNPPFESLRLLSVSIVDANENRPEFPDASNPYKVSINENSGRDVKIGHIQAASRSKHNRDIFYYMLLGNEDGAFYVDKLTGDIYTNKSLDREETDVYTLYILASIKADLHISEEERASFSIKTLNRDNTVAKVAITVLDVNDNPPVFEKPIYYAGVNANAKMGAAITLVNATDADQGKNAKIEFMIVASNLYKFGATKSTGSIVPSPFAISQDGRISANTIMAEYNQDRFELEIVARELEQPQRSASTKVNIWVFDGTQLVRVILSRPPEEVYQEQEEIIAELRNATQHRIIVDEIRFHLDSIGRIRMDWCDLYFHAVDPQTQQIAPVDEILKDIDRNYDYLKDYYAGFAIENVVPAYIAIVQDEFDLAVAGLVALVIVLFVGVISFIVLCCCLKHWNLSVPVETRRKEALIKKQIIEDLNTTENPLWIEQKLKLYEEQELTMQVFSEPDHISNSEAPGHLDHRSSLEQVHHVGQTVDNTYATIQPRNNQNRLTGGGGAGGGSMRSGGGASAGGVGGAGLLLARVDPHMNEFADYATLRNNRAPSLYEFTGSTFQAPIRDGDDAVAELI, encoded by the exons ATGAAGCTCCCCTTGGGGCTGTTGATGATCTGTTTGGGCTTGACCCTCGCAAATG GAGAGACAAATCTGCCACCTGTGTTCACGCAGACCCTGAACAATATTATCCTTTACGAGAATGTGACTGTGGGCACGGTAGTTTTCCGTTTAGAAGCCTATGATCCCGAAGGAAGTCCTGTTACCTATGGAGCCATCGGTGCGGATCACTTTAGCGTGGATCCGGTTTCGGGAAACATAACGCTAATAAAACCACTGGATCGCGAGGAGAAGGACACCTTGAAGTTCCTGGTGTCGATAAGGGATCGCGTAGATCCCGAGGGAGAGTCGGAAAGGGATAATGTGGTCGAAGTGCCGATTACTTTTATTATTCTTGATCTGAACGACAATCCACCGGAATTTCAAAAT ACTCCCTATGAGGCCGATGTAAACGAGGATGCTGCGGTGGGAACAACTATATTTGATAAGATTACAGTCAAGGATAGGGATATAGTTGGCGAAAGTCTCGATTTGAAATGCTTACCCCAACAGCAAAGTCCCGAAGCTTGCAAAAA ATTCCGCTTGCATATTATAAAGCGAGATGCCACCATTCTGGAAGCAGCAGTTGTGCTCAATGATACACTGAACTACAATCAGCGGATGGTTTACCACTTCCAAATCGAAGCCACCGATGGGCCGCACAAGACGCAAACAACGTTTGAGGCGAGGGTGAAGGATGTCCAGGATAAGCCCCCCGTATTTCAGGGCTCCCTCTCTACGGTTATTGATGAGGACAGTCCCATTAACACCTTGGTGCTTACTGTCCACGCTCGGGATGGCGATACGGGCGAACCAAGGAAGATTGTCTATGATCTACGGACAA ATCCCAATGATTACTTCCTGCTGGATGCTCAGACAGGAGAACTGCGTACAGCTAAACCATTAGATCGGGAAGCTTTGGAAGATTCCACTGGTATTATATCGCTGGTGATTCGAGCTCGTGAGCTTGTGAACGGAGTGCCCAGCGATGATCCCCTCACAAGTGCTACGGCCAAGGCAACAGTGACAATTAGGGATGTAAACGACTCTCCACCGGTGTTCAATCACAAGGAGTATTCCGTGTCCCTTTTGGAGAACACTCTACCTGGCACACCGCTCGCACTGGACATGAGCGTCAGTGATGCTGACGTGGGCATTAACTCCAAATTTGCACTGCGACTGGATGACGTTTCCGGCGTATTCGATGTGGAACCTAAGCTGGTCACCGGGTACTCGCAGGTCAATATTCGCGTCGCAAACGGCACTCTGGACTACGAGAATCCCAACCAGCGGAAGTTCATCGTTCTGGTGGTGGCCGAAGAGACAGACACCAATCCACGGCTATCCTCCACGGCAACTATTACGGTGAGTGTTTTGGATGCCAACGACAATAAGCCAGTTTTCGAGCAGGAGAGCTACTCTGCATCTGTTTCGGAGGCGGCGCTTCCGGGTCAGTACATCGCCACCATTACGGCTCGGGATGTGGACTCCGGAAGTTATGGTGACTCCGGCATTCGGTACAGCTTATCCGGAACCGGTGCCGAACTTTTCCATGTCAATGAGCAGACAGGTGTTATAAGACTAGCCAATTGCCATGGCAATGGGGAGAGCAATAGACGCGAGCGACGTGATCTGAACGGGGATGAGCATGTCGAGGATGAAGATGGCGAGGGTCACCTGGAAATGCTCTCCATGGAGGCAGCTACTCGAGAAATTGGCACAGAGCCCACCGTCCAGTACACGTTAATCACCCAGGCGCCAGAGGAGCAGGCATCGTTGGTTCCACTTTCAGCTCCTGTTCCACACGCAGCTCCATCTGGAGTTCCCGCAGCGACTGCTAATGACGACAAGGCACCGCAGACGTGTCTGGACTACGAATCGGAGACCACGTACTTCTTGTCATACAAG GCCACCGACGATAATGGACGTGGATCCGCATCTGTAGTGTCCCTACGGATTTCTGTAACTGATGCCAACGATTCCCCGCCAGTCTGCGAAAGTCCCCTGTACAGGGCGAGCGTGGATGAGGGAGCCGTGGTCTTTGATTCCCCGCTGATAGTCAAGGCAAGGGATGCGGACACCATGTCCAGAATTAGCTACAGAATCCGGGGCTCTGAGCAAGTTGAGAGCATTTTCGATATTGATCGTGAGACCGGGCAGATCATCATCAGGCCGAATGCCACGCTAGATGTGACCAATTTAAATAGCGATCAGCTCATCTTCGCTGTGGAAGCCAACGATGGACTATTCACTGCTCACTGCGGCGTGAATATCACGGTTCGGGACGTAAATAACCATGTGCCCAATTTTGAGCAGCAGAGCTACAGTGCCGTCGTCGAGGAGAACTCGGAGATTGGAACGAGCGTGGAGCGGGTGCATGCAACCGACTTGGATACGGGCAAGAATGCCGAGCTACGCTACCGCATACAACAGGGAAGCTTTGATGATTTTGGCATCGTTGAGACCACCGGCGAGGTGTTTGTTTCCCGAAAACTGGACTTCGATCGACGCAACACCTATCAGCTGCAGATTCAGGCTTCCGATCAGGGAACCCCAAGTCTTACGGGAACCGCCACTCTGACGATAAATGTTCAGAACAGTAATGATAAGGATCCGTATTTTGTGCCAGCTACACAGCATGCTGAAGTGCGAGCAGACGCTCCTCCCGGGCAATTGGTCTACACTCTAATCGCCTTGGATCCCGATGTTGCCAACCATAATGCTTTGGAGTTTGCCGGCACCGACGACATCACCGCAATCGACAAGGAAGGCAAGGAGTTGCCGCATTATGATCAGTTTAAGGAGTACTTTAAGATTTCCAGAAACGGAAAGGTTTCGGTCAACAAGCAGTTGGATCGCAATTTGTTTGCTGTGATGAGGATCAACGTTCTGGTTACGGACAGCACAGCTCCCAATGTGCAGCAGGGTCGCGGTTTGCTTATCATACAAATCATTGATGTCAATAAGAATCCACCG CGCTTCAATGCACCATGGAGTGTGGAGCAGCCGCAAATCAAGCTGCAAATGGTGGAGGAGCAGCCTGTGGGCACCGTACTGACCACTCTTCAGGCCACCGATGAGGACTCCAGCATTGGCGAATTTAATATCAGTGACAACGACTATTTCGCCATTAACCAGACCAGCGGAATGATCTACACCATTGCCCGGCTCGACTACGAAGCCGTAAAGGAGGTCAAGTTCCAAGTCACCGTCAGTGATACGGGTGTGCCCGCTCTAACAGCCACCGCTGATGTGGTGGTGGATATTATTAACCTGAACGATAATGACCCAAAGTTCTCTCAATCTGATTATTACTTCAATGTTACGGAAAACTCACCCCGCGGCACGGTGGCGGGAAAAGTGGAGGCCCATGATGGCGATGTGGGCGTCTTTGGAGAAATCACTTACACGCTGATCGGGGAAAATAACAAGTACTTTAGCATTGATGCCTATACGGGCAACGTAATGGTGGCCAATTCCTCGATTCTCGATCGGGAGCAAATTAAGGAGCTCACGCTCTCCGTGGTGGCTCAGGATAAGGCTCCAGCTGCTGTCCAAAAATCGGCCACGGCAACG ATCCACATTAACATTTTGGATGTCAATGATAATGCTCCCGTTTTTACACGAGATGTATACAACTCTACGGTGGCGGAAAATGCCGCCTATCAGCCGCCTGCAGCATTGCTCCAAGTTCAGGCCATTGACCAGGATGAGGGTCTATACGGAGATGTGCGGTATATCATTACTGCTGGCAACGAAATGGGACTCTTCAAGCTCGATGCGCAGTCTGGCATCGTGTATCCAGCGCAAAGTTTGTCTGGAAAACATGGAGCCTACGAGCTAACCATTTCGGCACGCGACACTCAAGGATCAGGAACCATGGAAAGCACAACGAAAGCGATTATTACTGTACTAAGGGTTAACCGCCATAAGCCGGAGTTTGTTATACCCGCGTTGTCCAATGCCACTATTGAGATACCCGGTGATATTGTTCAGCCCGATTATCTACTGCTCACCGTCAGGGCAATGGATAATGATACGGAGGAAAACGGCAAAATTAGTTACCACCTGCAGGTGAACAATCGGAACGAGCAGCAGACCGGAGAATTCAAGATCGATGAAGTGACAGGAGAATTGCGAGCCAAAACGCAGTTGAACCGAAAAAACCGTGCCAA CTACGATATAATATTGGTTGCCCGAGATGCAGGCAATCCTCCATTTGAATCCCTGCGCCTCCTCAGCGTCAGCATTGTGGATGCCAACGAGAACCGACCGGAGTTTCCCGATGCCTCCAATCCTTATAAGGTGTCCATCAACGAGAATAGCGGTCGGGATGTGAAGATTGGACACATTCAAGCGGCTTCAAGAAGCAAGCACAACCGGGATATATTCTACTACATGCTGTTGGGCAATGAGGATGGTGCGTTTTATGTGGACAAGCTGACTGGGGATATTTACACAAACAAGAGCCTAGATCGCGAAGAAACGGATGTGTACACTTTATACATCCTAGCCAGCATCAAGGCGGATCTGCATATATCCGAAGAGGAACGCGCCTCTTTCTCGATTAAGACCCTCAACCGGGATAACACAGTCGCAAAAGTGGCCATTACAGTCTTGGATGTGAACGACAATCCTCCCGTGTTTGAAAAGCCCATCTACTATGCCGGAGTAAACGCCAATGCCAAGATGGGGGCAGCTATTACGCTAGTAAATGCAACGGATGCAGATCAAGGCAAGAACGCCAAGATCGAGTTTATGATCGTCGCCTCAAATCTGTATAAGTTTGGAGCCACCAAATCCACAGGATCGATTGTTCCCAGTCCGTTTGCCATTTCGCAGGATGGTCGCATCTCAGCAAACACTATCATGGCTGAGTACAACCAGGATCGATTCGAACTGGAGATCGTGGCAAGAGAATTGGAGCAACCCCAGCGCTCAGCCAGTACTAAAGTGAAT ATCTGGGTCTTTGATGGCACGCAGCTGGTGCGTGTAATTCTGTCCCGTCCGCCGGAAGAGGTTTACCAGGAACAGGAGGAGATCATTGCTGAGTTGCGCAATGCCACCCAGCATCGCATCATCGTTGATGAAATAAGATTCCATTTGGACTCGATTGGACGCATACGTATGGACTGGTGTGACCTGTACTTCCATGCAGTTGATCCTCAGACCCAGCAAATTGCACCAGTTGATGAGATTCTCAAGGATATCGACAGAAACTACGATTATCTAAAG GATTACTACGCTGGTTTTGCCATAGAGAACGTTGTGCCCGCCTACATAGCTATTGTGCAAGATGAGTTTGATCTAGCAGTGGCTGGATTGGTGGCGCTGGTCATCGTCCTTTTTGTTGGCGTTATTAGTTTTATTGTCCTGTGCTGCTGCCTAAAGCATTGGAATCTGTCGGTGCCCGTGGAGACCCGTCGCAAGGAGGCCCTAATTAAGAAGCAGATAATAGAGGACCTAAACACTACCGAAAATCCGCTGTGGATAGAACA AAAATTGAAACTGTATGAGGAACAGGAACTGACAATGCAGGTTTTCTCGGAGCCCGATCACATATCCAACTCTGAGGCACCGGGCCACCTCGACCATCGTAGCTCTCTTGAGCAGGTTCATCATGTGGGCCAGACGGTGGACAACACGTATGCCACCATTCAGCCGCGCAATAATCAAAATCGTCTTACTGGCGGCGGTGGTGCCGGCGGTGGATCGATGCGCAGCGGGGGAGGTGCCAGCGCCGGAGGAGTGGGAGGTGCTGGTCTACTACTGGCCCGCGTTGATCCGCACATGAATGAATTTGCGGATTATGCCACGTTGAGAAACAATAGAGCGCCCTCG TTGTACGAGTTCACAGGATCCACATTTCAGGCTCCCATCCGGGACGGAGACGACGCCGTGGCCGAGCTGATCTAA
- the LOC117145937 gene encoding uncharacterized protein LOC117145937 isoform X2 — protein MLMPTIIVQAIDNVVLNLCEITLGYGSLCYLYPDSTPVFIFFLIQMGVKIACSISVLNIYSDHHNHLATLVSFNEESHSLGPDSVDEIELENQNLDFS, from the exons ATGCTTATGCCTACCATCATAGTGCAGGCCATTGACAATGTCGTCCTAAATCTCTGCGAGATTACTTTGGGCTACGGCAGCTTGTGCTATCTCTATCCTGACAGTACGCCTGTTTTCATCTTCTTTCTTATACAGATGGGAGTCAAGATTGCCTGCAGCATCTCTGTCTT GAATATTTATTCGGACCATCACAATCACTTGGCAACTCTAGTTTCCTTCAACGAGGAATCACATAGTTTGGGACCAGACAGTGTAGATGAAATCGAATTGGAGAACCAAAACTTGGATTTTTCCTAA
- the LOC117145937 gene encoding uncharacterized protein LOC117145937 isoform X1 produces MINELSAPKLKLLFINVFSILHSATYLNVYRLYADLKNVKAGVDGSNEELWIREIFIFLISVFIVIRFCLCFVGLASNIVAIYPILTNSQAEMLMPTIIVQAIDNVVLNLCEITLGYGSLCYLYPDSTPVFIFFLIQMGVKIACSISVLNIYSDHHNHLATLVSFNEESHSLGPDSVDEIELENQNLDFS; encoded by the exons ATGATCAATGAGCTATCCGCTCCTAAACTTAAGCTTCTATTCATTAATGTATTTTCGATTTTGCACAGTGCTACTTATTTGAATGTGTACCGCTTATATGCAGACTTGAAAAACGTGAAAGCTGGCGTGGATGGGTCTAATGAGGAGCTCTGGATCAGGGAGATCTTTATATTCCTCATCAGTGTTTTCATAGTGATTCGCTTTTGTCTATGCTTCGTAGGATTGGCATCGAACATTGTGGCCAT ATACCCAATTCTAACAAATTCGCAAGCTGAAATGCTTATGCCTACCATCATAGTGCAGGCCATTGACAATGTCGTCCTAAATCTCTGCGAGATTACTTTGGGCTACGGCAGCTTGTGCTATCTCTATCCTGACAGTACGCCTGTTTTCATCTTCTTTCTTATACAGATGGGAGTCAAGATTGCCTGCAGCATCTCTGTCTT GAATATTTATTCGGACCATCACAATCACTTGGCAACTCTAGTTTCCTTCAACGAGGAATCACATAGTTTGGGACCAGACAGTGTAGATGAAATCGAATTGGAGAACCAAAACTTGGATTTTTCCTAA
- the LOC117145936 gene encoding putative inner dynein arm light chain, axonemal — translation MEELDITSVGQFQTLVRYNNPVLVVKHPDKKGGAPLTEIEMKRPQTAGALLDTKRETEEILNSILPPRCWEEDGQLWQQSVSSTPATRQDVINLQEMLDTRLQQTQARETGICPVRRELYSQCFDEIIRQVTINCSERGLLLLRIRDEIAMSMEAYETLYCSSVAFGMRKALQAHEEKEMLRDRVKTLELDKEALEEIIADMKLKQEQAERRNAELRASEEKKFTEEITFLKKTNAQLKAQLEGITAPKK, via the exons ATGGAGGAGCTGGATATAACAAGCGTGGGTCAATTCCAGACCCTGGTGCGCTACAACAACCCGGTGCTGGTGGTGAAGCACCCGGACAAGAAAGGTGGCGCTCCGCTAACAGAGATAGAGATGAAAAGGCCCCAAACGGCGGGAGCTTTGCTAGATACCAAAAGGGAGACCGAGGAGATTCTAAATTCCATATTGCCACCGCGCTGCTGGGAGGAGGATGGTCAGTTGTGGCAGCAGTCTGTGTCTAGTACTCCAGCAACACGCCAGGATGTGATCAATTTGCAGGAGATGCTTGATACTAGGCTGCAGCAGACTCAAGCTCGTGAGACAGGTATTTGTCCCGTGCGCCGCGAACTCTACTCACAATGCTTTG ACGAGATCATTCGCCAGGTTACCATTAACTGTTCGGAGCGTGGCCTGCTACTTCTTCGCATCCGCGATGAGATCGCTATGTCAATGGAGGCTTATGAAACATTGTACTGCAGTTCCGTAGCCTTCGGCATGCGAAAGGCCTTGCAGGCGCATGAGGAAAAGGAAATGCTTCGAGATCGGGTCAAGACTCTTGAACTAGACAAAGAGGCACTGGAGGAGATAATAGCAGATATGAAGCTTAAGCAGGAACAGGCAGAGCGCCGTAATGCTGAACTGAGGGCCTCCGAAGAAAAGAAGTTCACGGAGGAGATAACTTTCCTGAAGAAGACCAACGCCCAGCTGAAGGCTCAGCTGGAGGGCATAACCGCACCCAAGAAGTAA